GAAAAAAATATATTTCTGAAAAAATGAATATTGGACTTACTACACTTTACAGAAAAATGAAAAAATACAATATTAAATAAAATTTGCCCTGCTGATAAAAATAATTTATCAAAGCAGGGCAGATTTTTTGATTTATTTTAAAAAGAAAAGTGCTATTCCAAGAACAGATATTATCGCTCCTAGAACTTCCTTAAATTTTACCTTTTCTTTAAACACTATTACAGATATTGGAATAATTATTACAGGACTCATTGATGATATTGTAGAAGCTACTCCTGTATTTATTCTATTAAAGGCAGCTACTAAAAATGTTATTCCTGAAGTTGAGACTATTGTTCCAGCAAGGATTAAAGCAAAAGTCTTTAGATCTTTTGCTGTATGTATTATCTGATTCCATTTTTTCCTGAATGTAAGATAAAATAAAAATACAGTCATAGCACATATCATTCTTATCTGTGTTGATGAACTTGCATCATAATTCTGTGCTCCCATTTTAGTAAAAACATTTCCCATTGCTTCTAAAGTCACTGCAAGATTTATAAACAAAAGTCCTTTCGGACTTAATTTTCTTTCATTTGAATTTTTATTTTTAGGTTTTATAACTACCATAAGTATTCCTGAACATGTTATAAACATGGCTGTTATTTGTAATGGAGTCAATATTTCTCCTAAAAAAAGAAAACCAAAAAATCCTACAATAAGAGGAGTCATAGTAAGAAAAAGCATAGAAAGTCTCGCTCCTATTAAAAAATAGGCTTCGTATAAAAACATATCTCCAAAAAAAAGTCCTATTATTCCTGAAATTCCTAAAAATGTCCAGTTGTTTGAATTAGAATCAAATGGCAGAAACATTCCTTTTGTAAAAAAAGTTATAACTCCTAAAAATATAATACCTGAAATAAGGCGTAGTACATTTACACTTATACTGTCACTTTTTTTAGTTGCTGCTTCAAATATTATTGAACTCAGTGCCCAACTTACAGCTGTTATAAAAGCAAAGCTTTCCCCTAAATAATTCACACTATTCCTCCTTATTAATTTTTATTTACATTATATTATAATTTTTTTCTTTTATCCATGTTCTTAATATTTTATTTTATATTCTTAATATTTTATTTTATATTCTTAATATTTTATTTTACACAAAAAAAGAGAGCTAAGCTCTCTTTTTTCATTTAAAATTAATTTACAGATTACTATTTAACTGCGATTAATTCTATTTCAACTTTTACATCTTTAGGAAGTCTAGCAACTTCTACACATGCTCTTGCAGGTTTAGCTTCTCCTAAATATTCAGCGTAAACTTCGTTTACAGCTCCAAAGTCATTCATATCTTTAATAAAGCAAGTAGCTTTTACTACATCGTTAAAAGTGTATCCAGCTTCGTCAAGGATAGCTTTTAAGTTTTCTAAAGATTGTCTAGTTTGTGCTTTTACACAGTCAGATACTAGAGTCATTGTTTCTGGAACAAAAGGAATTTGTCCTGAAATGTAAAGAGTTCCGTTTACTTCAATTGCTTGAGAGTAAGGTCCTAATGCAGCTGGTGCTTTTGGTGTGTTGATTATTCTTTTTGCCATAATAAAATACCTCCTGAATTAATTACATATCTAATAATTTCTTTAGTTTCTCTACTTATTATAATAGCATATATTTAAAAAAAAGAAAAGCTTAACTTTTAATCATTTATGTATAAAAATATCAATTTTATAATAGAAGTAAAAGTCTTTGTCATCATACAGTACACTCAAGGTGTTTTATTTTTGAATTATATTTTATGATTAGAATTTTATCACATAATAAGGTATAATATCATTGATATATAAAGATTTTTGACACATTGAAGGAGTTATATGAAAAAATTTATTATTGAACCTGAATACAATAATTATAAGGTTTCTGAATACTTAAAGAACATAAAGGGCTATTCTTCTAGAGGGCTTAAAAATGCTGATATATACCTTAATGGTAAAAAAGTACGCCTTGATAAAAAAATAAAAAAATTAAATCGCCTTGTTGTTGTTGAGCAAGAAAAAGGTACAAATATTCAACCTATACCTATGGATTTAAAAATTGTCTTTGAAGATAAAAATCTTCTTATTATAAATAAAGACGCTAATATAGTTGTACATCCAACACTGAAAAAAACAGATAAAACTTTAGCGAATGGTGTAGTTGATTATCTTTTAAAAACTACAGGAAAAATACAGGTTCCAAGATTTTATAACCGTCTTGATATGGATACTTCAGGGCTTATTGTCGTTGCTAAAAATGCTTTTGCACAAGCTTTTCTTCAAGAAAAAGCTGAGATTAGAAAATTTTATCTAGCCATTTGTGAAGGAATTGTTGAAAAAGATGAATTTTTTATCACAAGACCTATAGGAAGGGTGGGAGATAACATCAAAAGAGAAGAACTTCCTGTTGAAGAAGGAGGACAAGAAGCTAAAACAAAAGTTAAAGTCCTTAAAAGATTTGAAGATAGAAATCTTTCACTTGTTGAACTTGAACTTTTTACAGGTCGCACACATCAAATAAGAGTCCATCTTTCTCTTGAAGGGCATCCTATTTTAGGAGATGTTCTTTACGGTTCAAAAAATGAGTCTATTCAGCGTCAACTTCTTCATTCTTATAAGTTTATGTATACTGATATAGATTCTCATGAACAAAAAATAATCCAAATAGATCTTCCTGAAGATATGAAAAATGTAATAGGTGTCAAATAATGACCACAAAAATGATCAAATTTAATCGGTCATAAAATTGACAAACCTGAAATAAAACACTATAATTTAGATGTAAATGAAGCAAATAAAAAAAAATTATTATAAATGTAAATTTAAGGAGGAAACAAAATGGCAGTTAAAGTAGCAATTAACGGATTTGGAAGAATTGGAAGATTAGCATTAAGATTAATGATTGAAAACCCTGAATTTGATGTGGTAGCAATCAACGACTTAACAGATGCTAAAACTCTAGCTCACCTATTTAAATACGATTCAGCACAAGGAAGATTCAATGGAACTATAGAAGTTGTTGAAGGAGGATTCGTTGTTAACGGACACGAAATCAAAGTTTTCGCACAAGCTAGTCCTAAAGATTTACCATGGGGAGAACTAAATGTAGATGTAGTTCTTGAATGTACTGGATTCTTCACTAAAAAAGAAAAAGCTGAAGAACATATCGCTGCAGGAGCTAAAAAAGTAGTTATCTCTGCACCAGCTACTGGAGATCTTAAAACAATAGTTTACAATGTAAACGACAACATCCTAGACGGAACTGAAACAGTTATTTCTGGAGCTTCTTGTACAACTAACTGTTTAGCACCAATGGCTAAAGCATTACAAGACAACTTTGGAATCGTTGAAGGATTAATGACAACTATCCATGCTTATACAAACGACCAAAACACATTAGATGCACCTCATAAAAAAGGTGACTTAAGAAGAGCAAGAGCTGCTGCTGCAAACATCGTTCCTAACACAACTGGAGCTGCAAAAGCAATCGGATTAGTTATCCCTGAATTAAAAGGAAAATTAGACGGAGCTGCTCAAAGAGTACCAGTAATCACTGGATCAATAACTGAATTAGTAACTGTACTTGAAAAACCAGTTACAGTTGAAGAAGTAAACGCTGCTATGAAAGCTGCTGCTACTGAATCTTTCGGATACACTGAAGAAGAATTAGTATCTAGCGACATCATCGGAATCAACTATGGATCATTATTTGATGCAACTCAAACAAGAGTAATGACAGTTGGAGACAAACAATTAGTTAAAACTGTTGCTTGGTATGACAACGAAATGTCTTACACTTCTCAATTAATAAGAACTCTTAAAAAATTCGTTGAATTATCTAAATAGTTCTTTAAAGAAGATACAGTTAGAAATTAAATAACAAAAGAATACGGAACCTTTTCAGGTTCCGTTTTTTTAAAAATTTGAAAGTGGGATAAATTCCCATCTGTCAAAACTTTCAAATTTTAATAAAAGTTTATTAATCTTATTTTACTTTGGAGGTAATATATAATGGCAAAAAAAATCGTTACAGATTTAAATGTTCAAGATAAAAAAGTTCTTATGAGAGTTGACTTTAATGTTCCTATGAAAGATGGAAAAATAACTAACGATAACAGAATCGTTGCTGCTCTTCCAACAATCAAATATGTTCTTGAAAATGGTGGAAAAGTAATAGCTTTCTCTCACTTAGGAAAAGTTAAAACTGAAGAAGATTTAAAAACTAAATCAATAAGACCTGCTGCTGAAAGACTTTCTGAACTTTTAGGACAACCAGTTAAATTCGTTCCTGTAACTAGAGGAGCTGAACTTGAAACTGCTGTAA
The DNA window shown above is from Fusobacterium perfoetens and carries:
- a CDS encoding RidA family protein, with translation MAKRIINTPKAPAALGPYSQAIEVNGTLYISGQIPFVPETMTLVSDCVKAQTRQSLENLKAILDEAGYTFNDVVKATCFIKDMNDFGAVNEVYAEYLGEAKPARACVEVARLPKDVKVEIELIAVK
- the gap gene encoding type I glyceraldehyde-3-phosphate dehydrogenase, whose product is MAVKVAINGFGRIGRLALRLMIENPEFDVVAINDLTDAKTLAHLFKYDSAQGRFNGTIEVVEGGFVVNGHEIKVFAQASPKDLPWGELNVDVVLECTGFFTKKEKAEEHIAAGAKKVVISAPATGDLKTIVYNVNDNILDGTETVISGASCTTNCLAPMAKALQDNFGIVEGLMTTIHAYTNDQNTLDAPHKKGDLRRARAAAANIVPNTTGAAKAIGLVIPELKGKLDGAAQRVPVITGSITELVTVLEKPVTVEEVNAAMKAAATESFGYTEEELVSSDIIGINYGSLFDATQTRVMTVGDKQLVKTVAWYDNEMSYTSQLIRTLKKFVELSK
- a CDS encoding RluA family pseudouridine synthase, which translates into the protein MKKFIIEPEYNNYKVSEYLKNIKGYSSRGLKNADIYLNGKKVRLDKKIKKLNRLVVVEQEKGTNIQPIPMDLKIVFEDKNLLIINKDANIVVHPTLKKTDKTLANGVVDYLLKTTGKIQVPRFYNRLDMDTSGLIVVAKNAFAQAFLQEKAEIRKFYLAICEGIVEKDEFFITRPIGRVGDNIKREELPVEEGGQEAKTKVKVLKRFEDRNLSLVELELFTGRTHQIRVHLSLEGHPILGDVLYGSKNESIQRQLLHSYKFMYTDIDSHEQKIIQIDLPEDMKNVIGVK
- a CDS encoding DMT family transporter, with amino-acid sequence MNYLGESFAFITAVSWALSSIIFEAATKKSDSISVNVLRLISGIIFLGVITFFTKGMFLPFDSNSNNWTFLGISGIIGLFFGDMFLYEAYFLIGARLSMLFLTMTPLIVGFFGFLFLGEILTPLQITAMFITCSGILMVVIKPKNKNSNERKLSPKGLLFINLAVTLEAMGNVFTKMGAQNYDASSSTQIRMICAMTVFLFYLTFRKKWNQIIHTAKDLKTFALILAGTIVSTSGITFLVAAFNRINTGVASTISSMSPVIIIPISVIVFKEKVKFKEVLGAIISVLGIALFFLK